In Prochlorococcus marinus XMU1411, one genomic interval encodes:
- a CDS encoding MlaE family ABC transporter permease, with amino-acid sequence MYYPNFFKRLLSSFIIGGQAINFIFRGKISKNDLFDQLMDSGPGSLLIVLITGIAAGTVFNIQVASQLTSMGVSSEIGGLLAVGMAREMAPLLTATLMTGKVATAYAAQLGTMKVTEQIEAITMLKTEPVQYLVVPRLLSMVIMSPIQCLLFLSVALWSGQIWSTIFYKVPPIVFWTSVRSGNVSLTSTDLTSMLIKAVVFGLLISIIACGYGLTTKGGPKEVGTSTTGAVVMTLVTVSLMDVLLTQILFG; translated from the coding sequence ATGTATTACCCTAATTTTTTTAAAAGACTTCTTAGCAGCTTCATCATTGGCGGGCAAGCAATTAATTTTATCTTTAGAGGTAAAATTTCCAAAAATGATCTGTTTGACCAACTTATGGATTCAGGTCCTGGAAGTTTGTTAATTGTATTGATTACAGGAATTGCCGCAGGGACAGTTTTTAATATTCAAGTTGCATCACAACTTACAAGTATGGGGGTTTCGAGTGAAATTGGAGGTTTATTAGCAGTAGGCATGGCGAGAGAAATGGCTCCTCTTCTAACTGCTACTTTAATGACTGGAAAGGTTGCCACTGCCTATGCTGCTCAACTAGGCACTATGAAAGTGACAGAGCAAATTGAGGCAATAACAATGTTAAAGACCGAACCAGTCCAATATTTGGTAGTCCCAAGGTTACTATCGATGGTAATAATGTCACCAATACAATGTCTTTTGTTTTTATCTGTAGCTTTATGGAGTGGACAAATTTGGAGCACGATTTTTTATAAAGTTCCTCCAATAGTATTTTGGACATCTGTAAGATCAGGTAATGTGAGCTTAACTAGTACGGACTTAACTTCAATGTTAATAAAAGCAGTAGTCTTCGGATTACTTATTTCAATTATTGCTTGTGGATATGGACTAACCACTAAAGGTGGTCCCAAAGAAGTTGGAACAAGTACAACAGGTGCGGTTGTAATGACTCTCGTTACTGTATCTTTAATGGATGTATTACTAACACAAATTTTATTTGGATAA
- a CDS encoding DUF3119 family protein has translation MFNTKQKKEEPVIISPSFQLPIILIFLSFMLLFLNIGSLPTIVFASFSFFLLLQSFTLRIKITNDDFIVLQLGKEIRTFPFKNWISWKFFFPVIPGIFYFREKSSPHLLPILFNPKQLKDELIKKVDSLEIKNS, from the coding sequence ATGTTCAACACTAAACAAAAAAAAGAAGAGCCAGTCATAATATCACCATCATTCCAATTACCAATTATTTTAATATTTTTAAGTTTTATGCTTTTATTTTTAAATATTGGTTCTTTGCCAACAATAGTTTTTGCTTCTTTTAGCTTTTTTTTATTACTTCAATCATTTACCTTAAGAATAAAAATAACAAATGATGATTTTATCGTTTTACAATTAGGAAAAGAGATTAGAACTTTTCCATTCAAGAACTGGATATCATGGAAATTCTTTTTCCCTGTAATCCCTGGTATTTTTTATTTTAGAGAAAAGTCTAGCCCTCATTTATTACCAATATTATTTAATCCAAAGCAATTAAAAGATGAGCTCATAAAAAAAGTTGACTCCCTGGAAATTAAAAATTCCTAA
- a CDS encoding DUF3086 domain-containing protein produces MANKEISNNIPEKELITDNLMSDDQTKQLNKKDTTQDKKIAPKSDKSTKSFDEISNEIFRDLVSKKDSLVKEIKELETKKNEIEKDIESNFKGQSDNIAKRVKGFQEYLTGALQNLSQNVEKLELVSQPIIVKPSPLDDNDKKQNNNTNNIVNVPALSETFKPDEEIIKSCFSIFTEQPDFYAEPWKLRRSLDSSDIEIMDDWFFNMGGRGSLESRGSRQKNALLSAGLISILGELYGDQFQTLILASQPERLGEWRRILQDSLGLTRDDFGPNSGIVLFERPEGVIERADRLEANEELPFIIIDAAETSVEIPILQFPLWVAFAGSDNEIYDDLELN; encoded by the coding sequence ATGGCCAATAAAGAAATTTCTAACAATATTCCTGAGAAGGAATTAATAACAGATAATTTGATGTCAGATGATCAAACCAAACAACTTAATAAAAAAGATACAACGCAAGATAAAAAAATTGCCCCGAAAAGCGATAAATCAACTAAATCTTTTGATGAAATTTCTAATGAAATTTTTAGAGATCTCGTTTCAAAAAAAGACTCTTTAGTTAAAGAAATAAAAGAGTTAGAAACAAAAAAAAATGAAATAGAAAAAGATATTGAGTCAAATTTTAAAGGACAATCAGATAATATTGCTAAAAGAGTTAAAGGGTTTCAAGAGTACTTAACTGGAGCTTTGCAGAATCTTTCACAAAACGTAGAGAAACTTGAATTAGTTTCTCAACCAATAATCGTAAAGCCTTCTCCCCTTGATGATAATGATAAAAAGCAAAACAATAATACAAATAATATAGTTAATGTTCCCGCTCTTTCTGAAACATTTAAGCCAGATGAAGAGATTATAAAAAGTTGCTTTTCAATTTTTACAGAGCAACCTGACTTTTATGCAGAACCTTGGAAATTAAGACGGAGTCTTGATTCATCAGATATAGAAATTATGGATGATTGGTTCTTCAACATGGGCGGAAGAGGTTCTCTTGAAAGTAGAGGTTCTCGACAAAAAAATGCCTTGTTATCTGCTGGTTTAATATCTATTCTTGGGGAATTATATGGAGATCAGTTTCAGACTCTTATCTTAGCTTCGCAGCCTGAACGATTAGGTGAATGGAGAAGAATTCTTCAAGATTCACTTGGTCTCACAAGGGATGACTTTGGACCTAATAGTGGGATTGTTCTTTTTGAAAGGCCTGAAGGTGTCATCGAGAGAGCTGATAGATTAGAAGCGAATGAAGAATTGCCATTTATTATCATTGATGCAGCAGAAACCTCTGTTGAAATTCCAATACTTCAATTCCCATTATGGGTTGCATTTGCTGGTTCAGATAATGAAATTTACGATGATCTTGAACTAAACTAA
- the plsY gene encoding glycerol-3-phosphate 1-O-acyltransferase PlsY — protein MNILIIFASYLLGSFPTGFLIGKYLKNIDLRTIGSGSTGATNVLRNVGKWPALFVFIIDVGKGLIAVKIAQYYTDQGLIEVIAGISAISGHIWPIWLRGKGGKAVATGLGMFLALSWKVGLASLGIFLIVLTKTKFVSLSSISAAILLPIFMFFYLSKFMHSYFFISLIVALLVIWKHRTNITRLLKGEESKINQNQ, from the coding sequence ATGAATATCTTAATAATTTTTGCAAGTTATCTTTTAGGATCATTTCCGACAGGTTTTTTAATTGGAAAATATCTCAAAAATATAGATCTAAGAACTATAGGTTCTGGATCTACAGGTGCCACAAATGTCTTAAGAAATGTTGGGAAATGGCCAGCACTTTTTGTATTTATCATTGACGTTGGGAAAGGCCTTATTGCAGTAAAAATTGCTCAATATTACACAGATCAAGGATTAATAGAAGTTATAGCAGGGATATCAGCTATTTCAGGACATATTTGGCCAATATGGCTTAGAGGTAAAGGAGGAAAAGCTGTTGCAACTGGATTAGGTATGTTTTTAGCTCTTTCTTGGAAAGTTGGGCTCGCATCTCTTGGTATTTTTTTAATAGTCCTAACAAAAACTAAATTTGTTTCTTTATCCAGTATTTCAGCTGCAATTTTACTTCCTATTTTTATGTTTTTTTACCTAAGTAAATTTATGCACTCATATTTTTTTATAAGTTTAATTGTGGCATTATTAGTAATCTGGAAGCATAGAACAAACATAACAAGATTGCTTAAGGGAGAAGAATCTAAAATTAATCAGAATCAATAG
- the pyrF gene encoding orotidine-5'-phosphate decarboxylase, translating to MNKRFNSEDKIILAIDGLDVSQAKLLLEKCPNIKWVKIGLELFVREGPRVIEILKGLNKKIFLDLKFHDIPNTMRAACFQVSKLGVDIISIHASAGLKALKDSKKASLEGAASVSVKPPIVVGITVLTSFSLKDFQTDLDRNNSIEENVLRLAKLSFDAGLNGCVCSPWEVKMLRSIYKNNFEIITPGIRLNIESKDDQNRIMTPHEAIDNGASKLVIGRSISKAIDPNKALIEIFKSIDSD from the coding sequence ATGAATAAAAGATTTAATTCAGAAGATAAAATAATATTGGCAATTGATGGATTAGATGTAAGTCAGGCAAAATTACTTCTGGAAAAATGTCCTAATATAAAGTGGGTGAAAATTGGTTTAGAGCTTTTTGTTAGGGAAGGTCCAAGAGTTATTGAAATATTAAAAGGTTTAAATAAAAAAATTTTTTTAGACTTAAAATTTCATGATATTCCAAATACCATGCGTGCTGCATGTTTCCAAGTTTCAAAATTAGGAGTTGATATAATTTCTATTCATGCTTCTGCAGGTCTAAAAGCCCTTAAGGATTCAAAGAAAGCATCTTTAGAAGGAGCCGCCTCAGTAAGTGTTAAACCTCCAATTGTTGTAGGAATAACTGTTTTAACAAGCTTTTCTCTTAAAGATTTTCAAACTGATCTTGATAGAAATAATTCAATTGAAGAAAATGTATTGAGACTTGCAAAATTGTCCTTTGATGCTGGATTAAATGGATGTGTTTGTTCCCCTTGGGAGGTAAAAATGTTGAGATCGATTTATAAGAATAATTTTGAAATTATTACACCCGGCATAAGATTAAATATTGAGAGTAAAGATGATCAAAATAGAATTATGACTCCACATGAAGCTATAGATAATGGCGCTTCTAAGTTAGTCATTGGTAGATCAATATCAAAAGCTATAGATCCTAATAAAGCTCTAATAGAAATATTTAAATCTATTGATTCTGATTAA
- the tyrS gene encoding tyrosine--tRNA ligase, with protein MSDNLILPSWLSRGIEEYFPIKGTDQTFSEIIDHAKKNNKKLRIKLGIDPTGTDIHLGHSILFKKLRAFQDNGHIAVLIIGDFTAQIGDPTGKNKTRVQLSEKQVKENAKTYLTQLGMGKPANESILDFDSKDRIEIRYNSEWLKELNLNSIIELMGSATVSQMLAKEEFNKRYTSQVPIALHEFLYPLLQGYDSVIVQSDIELGGTDQKFNIAIGRDLQRHFKQDPQFGVLLPILTGLDGIKKMSKSEFNTVGLTEDPLSMYSKLEKVPDNIIPTYFELLTELDLSFLENSNPRESQRRMALEVTSLFHGAEEALKAQSNCEKLFLGHKEKVGEIPEISLKDVVFPVKFFYLLSALKLFKSSSESKRSIKGGGVKIDSKKVINPDLVFNSKNDLEGKILQIGKKIIKRFEN; from the coding sequence ATGTCAGATAATTTAATATTGCCATCATGGTTGTCAAGAGGAATAGAAGAATATTTTCCAATTAAGGGAACAGATCAAACCTTTTCGGAGATAATTGATCATGCAAAAAAAAATAATAAAAAATTAAGGATTAAACTCGGGATCGATCCAACTGGAACAGATATTCATCTTGGGCACAGCATATTGTTTAAAAAACTTAGGGCATTCCAAGATAATGGACATATTGCAGTTCTAATTATTGGGGATTTTACTGCTCAAATTGGAGACCCAACCGGAAAAAACAAAACAAGAGTTCAATTATCGGAAAAACAAGTTAAGGAAAATGCAAAAACATACTTAACCCAATTAGGGATGGGAAAGCCAGCTAATGAATCTATTTTAGATTTTGATTCAAAAGATAGAATAGAAATTAGATATAACAGTGAATGGTTAAAAGAATTAAACCTTAATTCGATAATTGAATTAATGGGGAGTGCAACAGTTAGTCAAATGCTAGCTAAGGAGGAATTTAATAAAAGGTACACTTCGCAAGTTCCAATTGCTTTGCATGAATTCTTATATCCATTATTACAAGGTTACGATTCGGTAATTGTTCAATCGGATATTGAGCTTGGAGGTACAGATCAGAAATTTAATATTGCAATAGGAAGAGATCTTCAAAGGCATTTTAAACAAGACCCTCAATTTGGTGTTCTCTTGCCAATTTTGACAGGTCTAGATGGAATTAAGAAGATGAGTAAATCTGAATTTAACACCGTCGGGTTAACTGAAGATCCTCTTTCAATGTATTCAAAATTAGAAAAAGTACCTGATAATATAATACCTACCTATTTTGAATTACTTACTGAATTAGATTTGAGTTTTCTTGAAAACTCAAATCCTCGTGAATCACAGAGAAGAATGGCTTTAGAAGTTACTTCTTTATTCCATGGGGCTGAAGAAGCATTAAAGGCGCAATCAAACTGTGAAAAATTATTCCTTGGACACAAAGAAAAAGTTGGAGAAATTCCTGAGATTTCCTTAAAAGACGTAGTTTTTCCAGTAAAGTTTTTTTACTTGTTAAGTGCTCTAAAACTTTTCAAATCTAGCAGCGAATCCAAAAGATCTATTAAAGGTGGGGGTGTAAAAATTGATAGTAAGAAAGTAATAAATCCTGATTTAGTTTTTAATTCAAAAAATGATTTGGAAGGTAAAATTTTGCAAATTGGGAAAAAAATAATTAAGAGGTTTGAAAACTGA
- a CDS encoding DUF1825 family protein, whose translation MGFFESDIVQEEAKKLFTDYQELMKLGSDYGKFDREGKKMFIKKMESLMDRYKVFMKRFELSEDFQAKMTVEQLKTQLSQFGITPDQMFDQMNKTLIRMKDELDKTS comes from the coding sequence ATGGGATTTTTTGAGTCAGACATCGTTCAAGAAGAAGCCAAAAAGCTTTTTACAGATTACCAGGAACTTATGAAACTCGGTTCTGATTATGGAAAATTTGACAGAGAAGGGAAAAAAATGTTTATAAAAAAAATGGAATCACTTATGGATCGTTATAAGGTTTTTATGAAGAGATTTGAATTGTCTGAGGATTTTCAAGCAAAAATGACAGTAGAACAATTAAAGACACAATTAAGTCAATTTGGGATTACTCCTGATCAAATGTTCGATCAAATGAATAAAACCTTAATAAGAATGAAGGATGAACTCGATAAAACTTCTTAA
- a CDS encoding leucyl aminopeptidase has product MQFSTFQKNLDNWQGASLIFGVLEEEIASQLENIKFVIDPKLLLKKVTQKKFKGEKGKTLSLEFLDQKLETLIIVGLGKSKDLNKSDVENSIGNLVRKTVDKNEKISILLPWEFINSQIEINQIAESVRLSAYKDNRFNKKKDEKKVLKEIEFLNLKKFENISFEETAQICEGVELARRLVAAPPNSLTPQEMSIQASLIAKDHGLEVKILEAKDCEDLGMGAYLAVAKGSDLDPKFIHLTLKSEGPIKEKIALVGKGLTFDSGGYNLKVGASQIEMMKYDMGGSAAVLGAAKALGAIKPKGLEIHFIVASCENMINGSAVHPGDVVKASNGKTIEINNTDAEGRLTLADALTYASNLKPDSIIDLATLTGAIVVALGNDVAGFWSNNDNLANELKAASAQSGEELWQMPLQKSYKEGLKSHIADMKNTGPRAGGSITAALFLEEFFDKEIKWAHIDIAGTCWTDKNKGINPSGATGFGVKTLVQWIKNK; this is encoded by the coding sequence ATGCAATTTTCCACATTCCAAAAAAATCTAGATAACTGGCAAGGTGCTTCATTAATTTTTGGAGTTTTAGAAGAAGAAATTGCAAGCCAACTTGAAAACATAAAATTTGTTATTGACCCAAAATTATTACTAAAAAAAGTTACTCAAAAAAAATTCAAAGGAGAAAAAGGAAAAACTTTAAGCTTAGAATTTTTAGATCAAAAATTAGAAACTTTAATCATAGTTGGTCTTGGCAAATCAAAAGACCTTAATAAAAGTGATGTAGAAAACTCTATAGGAAATCTAGTTAGGAAAACTGTTGATAAAAATGAAAAAATCAGCATCTTGCTACCTTGGGAATTTATAAATTCACAAATAGAAATTAATCAAATAGCAGAGTCAGTTAGATTATCTGCCTATAAGGATAATAGATTCAATAAGAAAAAAGATGAAAAAAAAGTTCTTAAAGAAATAGAGTTTTTGAATTTAAAAAAATTTGAGAATATTAGCTTTGAAGAGACGGCACAAATATGTGAAGGTGTAGAGCTAGCTAGAAGACTTGTAGCAGCCCCTCCAAATAGCCTAACGCCTCAGGAAATGTCTATACAAGCTTCTCTAATAGCAAAAGATCATGGTTTGGAAGTGAAAATTTTAGAGGCAAAAGATTGTGAAGATTTAGGAATGGGTGCATATTTAGCTGTAGCAAAAGGTTCTGATCTAGATCCTAAATTTATACATCTTACTTTAAAGTCAGAGGGGCCTATAAAAGAAAAGATTGCTCTAGTTGGGAAGGGTTTAACCTTTGATTCTGGAGGATACAATCTGAAAGTAGGAGCATCTCAAATTGAAATGATGAAATATGATATGGGCGGAAGCGCTGCAGTTTTAGGAGCAGCAAAAGCACTTGGTGCAATAAAACCAAAGGGATTAGAAATTCATTTTATTGTGGCATCTTGCGAAAACATGATAAATGGATCTGCAGTACATCCTGGAGATGTAGTTAAAGCATCTAATGGTAAGACAATTGAAATAAATAACACAGATGCAGAGGGTAGACTCACATTAGCTGATGCTTTAACTTACGCATCAAATTTAAAACCGGATTCAATAATAGATCTCGCCACTTTAACAGGAGCTATTGTTGTTGCATTAGGGAATGATGTAGCTGGATTTTGGAGTAATAATGATAATCTAGCAAATGAGCTAAAAGCTGCATCAGCCCAATCTGGAGAAGAATTATGGCAAATGCCTTTACAAAAATCTTATAAAGAAGGTTTGAAGTCTCATATAGCTGACATGAAAAATACAGGTCCAAGAGCAGGTGGCTCAATAACTGCTGCTTTATTTTTAGAAGAATTCTTTGATAAAGAGATTAAATGGGCTCATATTGATATTGCTGGGACTTGTTGGACTGACAAGAATAAGGGGATTAATCCATCAGGTGCAACAGGATTTGGAGTTAAAACTCTTGTTCAATGGATTAAAAATAAATAA
- the msrA gene encoding peptide-methionine (S)-S-oxide reductase MsrA: protein MKYFLPLLIALLIIINPVNAFAEELILAGGCFWCLEHDLESLKGINFVQSGYSGGDLQNPTYENHEGHQEVVLVNYDSKLVTLPEILRLYFRNIDPLDGKGQFCDRGDSYRPVIFFKDATEESDAINAIVSASNELRMPLEKISVELKSKGQFWLAEEYHQDFAERNELKYKFYRFSCGRDQRLDKLWGDNARSTNLWNE from the coding sequence ATGAAATATTTCTTACCTTTATTAATTGCTCTTTTAATAATTATTAACCCTGTGAATGCTTTTGCAGAGGAATTGATTCTTGCAGGGGGTTGTTTTTGGTGTTTAGAACATGATTTAGAGTCATTAAAGGGGATAAATTTTGTACAAAGTGGCTATTCAGGCGGAGATTTACAAAATCCTACATACGAAAATCATGAAGGACATCAGGAAGTGGTTTTGGTTAATTATGATTCCAAATTGGTAACTTTACCCGAGATACTTAGGCTCTATTTCAGAAATATTGATCCTCTGGATGGTAAGGGTCAATTTTGTGATCGTGGAGATTCTTATAGGCCAGTGATTTTTTTTAAAGATGCCACCGAGGAAAGTGATGCCATAAATGCAATTGTTTCGGCCTCTAATGAATTGCGTATGCCATTAGAAAAAATATCTGTAGAACTAAAATCAAAAGGTCAATTTTGGTTAGCTGAAGAATATCATCAGGATTTCGCTGAGAGAAATGAATTAAAATATAAGTTCTATAGATTCTCATGTGGGAGAGATCAGAGGTTGGATAAATTATGGGGCGATAATGCTAGATCAACAAATCTTTGGAATGAATAA
- the lpxB gene encoding lipid-A-disaccharide synthase, translating into MKKKIFISTGEVSGDLHGSLLSKALLDEAKKKSIDLEICGLGGERMKKEGVKILQDTTSISAIGIWEALPLIIPTIIIQKRFYKLLKRYPPDCLILIDYMGPNIKIGTKLKKSKTKIPIFYYIAPQEWAWRVGNNTTTNLIKFSDKIFAIFKKEAAFYKKRGGNVFWVGHPMIDLTKKLPLKKDARNILNLRPDQNIILLMPASRPQELRYILPTFMRAAKKLQQKYPSLVVFIPSCRDAFDEIFKKAFRKYQVKGLVISQKDSAKLKPYIYSLTKIALCKSGTVNMELALYGIPQIVGYRVSRVTAFIAKKILNFKVKFISPVNLLVNKLIIPEFVQRDFVEKKIFYKSCRILEGKSENIKIKKGYAFLKKELGEKGVVQRAAKEIINSII; encoded by the coding sequence ATGAAAAAAAAGATATTTATAAGTACTGGAGAAGTCTCTGGAGATTTGCACGGAAGCTTGTTATCAAAAGCATTATTAGATGAAGCTAAAAAAAAATCTATAGATTTAGAAATTTGCGGTTTAGGCGGGGAAAGGATGAAGAAAGAAGGTGTAAAAATTCTTCAAGATACTACATCAATTAGTGCAATTGGAATTTGGGAGGCTTTACCTCTTATTATTCCAACAATAATAATTCAAAAAAGGTTCTATAAATTACTAAAAAGATATCCTCCTGATTGCTTAATTTTGATTGACTATATGGGACCCAATATAAAAATTGGTACAAAATTAAAAAAATCGAAGACTAAAATTCCAATTTTTTACTATATTGCTCCTCAAGAGTGGGCTTGGAGAGTTGGTAATAATACTACAACGAATCTAATTAAATTTTCAGATAAGATTTTTGCAATTTTCAAGAAAGAAGCAGCATTTTATAAAAAGAGGGGCGGAAATGTTTTTTGGGTTGGACACCCGATGATTGATTTAACAAAAAAACTTCCTCTAAAGAAGGATGCCAGAAATATTTTGAACCTTCGCCCAGATCAAAACATTATACTTTTAATGCCTGCATCAAGACCTCAAGAATTGCGATATATATTACCTACTTTTATGAGAGCGGCTAAAAAATTACAACAAAAATATCCAAGTTTGGTTGTCTTCATTCCTTCCTGTCGGGATGCTTTTGATGAAATATTCAAAAAAGCCTTTAGAAAATATCAAGTTAAAGGACTTGTGATTTCTCAAAAAGATAGTGCAAAATTAAAGCCTTATATTTATTCCCTCACTAAAATTGCGCTTTGTAAATCTGGGACAGTTAATATGGAATTAGCTTTATATGGAATCCCACAGATTGTTGGTTATAGAGTAAGTAGGGTAACTGCTTTTATTGCAAAAAAAATTCTCAATTTCAAAGTTAAATTTATTTCCCCTGTAAATTTGTTAGTTAATAAGTTAATCATCCCTGAATTTGTACAAAGAGACTTTGTCGAAAAGAAAATCTTTTATAAATCTTGTAGAATTCTTGAAGGGAAGTCAGAAAATATAAAAATTAAAAAAGGTTATGCTTTTCTAAAAAAAGAATTAGGAGAAAAGGGCGTAGTCCAGAGAGCTGCTAAAGAGATTATTAATTCTATTATTTGA
- the lpxA gene encoding acyl-ACP--UDP-N-acetylglucosamine O-acyltransferase: MDNKNTELGASFSGVKVHPNAFVDPSAELHDGVTISQGAIVGPNVTIGKGTVIGPNAVISGKTQIGINNKVFPSVFIGLDPQDLKYKGAPTEVIIGDNNTFRECVTINKATDEGEKTIIGNNNLLMAYTHIGHNCELGNRIVLSNSVQVAGHVKIEDKAIIGGCLGIHQFVHIGYLAMIGGMTRVDRDVPPFCLAEGHPGRLRGLNRIGIKRSGLIENKDFDLKLLQSTWNILFKSNDAISNSLEKVMKGELDISSSRLCSFLKESISKERRGPMPVVNV, translated from the coding sequence ATGGATAATAAAAATACTGAATTAGGAGCAAGCTTTAGTGGTGTAAAAGTGCACCCAAATGCTTTTGTTGATCCCAGTGCCGAATTACATGATGGGGTTACTATTTCTCAAGGAGCTATTGTCGGTCCTAATGTGACAATCGGGAAAGGAACCGTAATAGGACCGAATGCTGTTATTTCAGGAAAAACTCAAATTGGTATAAATAATAAAGTTTTCCCGAGTGTTTTTATAGGTCTTGATCCACAGGACCTTAAATATAAAGGGGCCCCTACTGAAGTAATTATTGGAGATAATAATACTTTCAGAGAATGTGTAACTATAAATAAAGCAACTGATGAAGGAGAAAAAACTATTATTGGCAATAATAATTTGTTGATGGCTTACACTCACATCGGCCATAATTGTGAACTTGGTAATAGGATAGTTTTATCAAATAGTGTTCAAGTTGCAGGCCATGTAAAGATTGAAGATAAAGCTATTATTGGTGGTTGTTTAGGTATTCATCAGTTTGTACATATTGGATATTTAGCAATGATTGGAGGGATGACTAGAGTAGATAGAGATGTACCTCCTTTTTGTTTGGCCGAAGGGCATCCAGGAAGATTGAGAGGTTTAAATAGAATTGGAATTAAGAGAAGTGGTTTAATAGAAAATAAAGATTTTGACTTAAAATTACTTCAAAGTACTTGGAATATACTTTTTAAATCTAATGATGCGATTTCAAATTCATTAGAAAAAGTAATGAAAGGAGAATTAGATATTTCATCTTCAAGATTATGTAGTTTTTTAAAAGAGTCAATATCTAAAGAAAGACGAGGACCAATGCCTGTAGTGAATGTATGA
- the fabZ gene encoding 3-hydroxyacyl-ACP dehydratase FabZ: MEKKLSSENNQLSSEHILGLLPHRYPFALVDKVIEHIPGERAVAVKNVTINEPQFQGHFPERPLMPGVLIVESMAQVGGIIVTQMPDLPKGLFVFAGINNVKFRKPVVPGDQLIISCELLSIKRQRFGKVKGEAHVDGKLVCAGELMFSLVD, encoded by the coding sequence TTGGAAAAGAAATTATCCAGTGAAAATAATCAACTTTCCTCTGAGCACATACTAGGTTTGTTACCTCACAGATATCCTTTTGCTCTTGTGGACAAAGTAATAGAGCATATCCCTGGGGAAAGAGCTGTTGCAGTAAAAAATGTAACTATTAATGAGCCTCAATTTCAGGGACATTTTCCGGAAAGACCCTTGATGCCTGGGGTTCTTATTGTTGAATCAATGGCTCAAGTTGGTGGAATTATTGTAACGCAAATGCCCGATCTCCCTAAAGGACTTTTCGTCTTTGCTGGAATCAATAATGTTAAATTCAGAAAACCAGTTGTGCCTGGAGATCAACTGATAATTTCTTGTGAGTTATTATCTATTAAAAGACAAAGATTTGGTAAGGTTAAAGGTGAGGCGCATGTTGATGGGAAGTTAGTTTGTGCTGGAGAATTAATGTTTTCATTAGTTGATTAG
- the lpxC gene encoding UDP-3-O-acyl-N-acetylglucosamine deacetylase — translation MFSWPTNYDSCYTLAGVISKEGIGLHSGEKTRVRISSYEKEGYYVSFKDKPNEIFKLTQDLIGSTMLCTAVKLGGRNLYTIEHLLSAMAGCGLSYIHIEVDGKEIPLLDGSAIQWVRDFEEVGIKKAARPDNFFREINKSIILNKEDSVIAATPSEKTTIISTISFAYKAIGNQTYVIDLNPKSFVEMIAPARTFGFKDQFQELNELGLIKGGSLENALVCDGDKWVNPPLRFDNEPIRHKILDLIGDLALVGLPKAQIIVYKGSHSLNALLASSLKN, via the coding sequence GTGTTTTCTTGGCCAACTAATTATGATTCCTGCTATACCTTGGCTGGCGTGATCTCCAAGGAAGGTATAGGTCTTCATAGTGGAGAAAAAACAAGAGTTAGGATTTCTTCATACGAAAAAGAAGGATATTATGTTTCTTTTAAAGATAAACCAAATGAAATTTTTAAGCTGACTCAAGATTTAATTGGAAGTACGATGCTTTGTACAGCTGTTAAATTAGGAGGCAGAAATTTATATACCATTGAACATTTATTATCTGCAATGGCAGGGTGCGGGCTAAGTTATATACATATTGAGGTTGATGGAAAAGAGATTCCACTTTTAGATGGATCGGCAATCCAGTGGGTTAGAGATTTTGAAGAAGTAGGGATAAAAAAGGCAGCTAGACCAGATAATTTCTTTAGAGAGATAAATAAATCAATAATTTTAAATAAAGAAGACTCAGTTATAGCAGCCACTCCTTCTGAAAAAACTACAATTATATCCACTATAAGCTTTGCCTATAAAGCAATTGGGAATCAAACTTATGTGATTGATTTAAATCCAAAAAGTTTTGTTGAAATGATTGCTCCTGCACGAACATTTGGTTTTAAAGATCAATTTCAAGAGTTAAATGAACTTGGATTAATAAAAGGCGGAAGTTTGGAAAATGCCCTTGTTTGTGACGGGGATAAATGGGTTAATCCACCATTAAGATTTGATAATGAACCAATAAGACATAAAATTTTAGACCTAATTGGGGACTTGGCTTTGGTAGGGTTACCTAAGGCTCAAATCATAGTTTATAAAGGATCACATTCTTTAAATGCTTTATTGGCCTCATCCCTAAAAAATTAA